In the genome of Brachypodium distachyon strain Bd21 chromosome 3, Brachypodium_distachyon_v3.0, whole genome shotgun sequence, the window TAATCATGATCTAAATGAgattttgataaaaaaaaagttgattaCATTTATGACTAATGACCATGGGCGGAGCCAAGGCCTGGCCACCCTGGGCAATTGCCCAGGCTCCATTCATCAATCTCCCTTTGATCAAAGTAAAGAAGATGATTAACTTAGCAAAAAAATTGGGCAAACTTTACTTTACAATGGATCTTGCCCAGGCTTCCATAATGGGgtagctccgccactgctAATGACCAtgtgcttcttcaattcttcatGTACGTTTCAGTTCACAGGTACTTGCAGCAAGGAACAATCCTGTATAACTTAtccaatgaaaaaaataaatgaagagCTGTTTTCTGGCAATAATATGTGGTTACCTGTCTTAATTTTCATGTTATCGACGAGGTCTATGATTCCGTGAAAAATAAAGATTAGCACTTTGTGCCAAAATTAATTGATACATGTGTTTGTAATTGACACAATGTTTGTGATGGTTTGCTGTTTCATGAATACCTCTGGAGTACATTTTTAGGGTTGTTTGGGGGAGTGGCATTGGTACCAAGACATACCTGTCTCCCAAATAAGCCCTAGGGTTAGGGGTTACAAAATTGCTTTTGAATACTGGAGTTGTTATACCAGTAAACTGAGATTAAACAGAATATTAGTTACAAGGATTACATCGTAACGAAAACAACCATTGGTACTGTATGAAAACTATCTTCTGATGACTTGTTTGATTCTTGTGGTGCTCTGCATTCATGCCTGCTTTAGTATCACCATGAGAAGCTTGCGTCTTGTCTTCAGATTTAGTTCTGCTGCGCACTTGTATTCCATTCTGGCTTGAAATTGTGATTGACCAAAGAAGCTGGCTGATGGCATATCTGTTGAGGCTGTCAATGGTTTTCTAAACGAAATAATTCTTTTTGAAATGATTTCACTTGGCTGAATTTGAATTTTAGATTCAAAAATCATATTTGTTtgccacatggatttgtataataagagacaaattcagagaaaTGTTGTCTTCTAGAGAGGAACTAGGATTAGGTATAGATGCGATTTCATAGAATTTCATATTGAAGTGTTGTGTCCAATTTCATGTCAACGGACAAGTTGGTTCCTGAAATCCAAAACGAATTATATAATCTCAGGTCTAAATGATGGGAGCCAAAAAGAACTCTTTTTTTCATATGATGACGTTATTTGTATGCGATGCGAAGTATGTGTGGCTCATTTCAGGTGACCTGTAATCCTACTAATACTGCTTTTTTAAGTACTGTTGACAGCTTAATGAGTTGGGTTTTGGTTTATTATTCCAGATACATAGGAGCATCTAGAATAACGTCAAATACAcaggttttcttttttgacataAAAAAACAGCAACACTGGTAGTATATCGGCTAGAAGGGGAATATacatttcctttttcctttttgacaGCAGGGGAACACATATCTGCTTTTTTGAGAagttggatcggagggaaagAAGTCTGCATACTACATGACCATATATGTCTCTCGCGTGGACATTTTTTTAACACCcgaacaattttttgaactatGCAAACATTTTTTCTATAACTCTCGAAGATTCTTTTTTAGCACTCAACATTCTACGAAGAatcataaatatatatatgaattTTGAGTTTTCATTCAAAAGTTGGTCTTGTTAAAGGCAGCACCAGATGCGACCCATTGCCGGCTTCAGGCATTATGTCCCGGATAGGAAGAAAGGAGCGCTGTATAGCAGCTCCCATTAAAATGTTCCAAAGAAACATGTACAAGAAAATAGTTCGTCTCGAATCGGGGAAGGGAATGCAAAAACTAACATATATATGTGATATTTGTCCAAAACTTCATGTGGAAACGACCATATGTAGGAAATCTAATAAATTTTGAACCTTTTTGGTCAGTGGCAGCCACTCCAGCGTTGAGGTTATACGTCTCAACATTTGTCTTCGTGGCATTATAATTATTCCACCTTGATGTCCAAAATCTGGCATGGTTAGTTCAACACTTTGCATGGGCATCCTTGGCCGAACTGGGTTTTGGGCTGAGcttttaaaaaagaaagaagtccATATTTCACTCTCAAATGTCACGCTCCGGCCGCATAACCCACCGAAGTCCAAAACCGGTTATTTAAACACCTGAATTCCGtaataccatttaattcaCGCCCCTAAGCGGTTTTAGAGCCTACGTGGCACATTTAGGGCGGTTTAGGGGCTGATTAGGCTTTTTGGACTCGCTGACGTGGCCGAATCGGTTGGTACGGGAACCAAATCGCCGCGCGATTCATTTCTGTCGTTTCATCTCCTCTCCCTTCCCAGTCGAGCCGTCACCATCTCCATCCCGGCGGCGACGCACCCTTCGCGGTGAATCGGAGCAAGGCGCGTGCAAATGATCTGCAACACGGGTCGGTCAGCGGAATCTCGCCATGGATAAAGGTCAGTGCCATCTGATCTTTCCACTTCCTTCTCATCTCAGTGTTAGGGTTCTTCGGTTCGTAGGGTTAGTGCAAATTGTTCCGAAATGGACGTAGGGTTTCTTCGATTTTTAGGCTCAGAGGATTTCGACCCGCTCGATTACATCTCAATCAGATGCCGCATTTGTGGTCTATTTGTTAGATCGGAAGGGACACTGCAGTATGTGGGTGGGGCAGAGTATACTTTTCATCTGAAGAGAGATAAGCCGTCCTTTTATGAAATCAAGGAATCCCTTAAGGACTTGATCTGTGCTGAAACAGAATGGTATGTTGCTAAGAGGCAACTGAAGATTCATTGGCTCTTTCCTAGGAACTCATTGGAGGATGGACTGTCTCTGTTGTTTGATGATGATTCAGTAAAGAGGATGGATAATGCCATGACAGATGGTGGTGTTGCAGAACTCTATGTGGAGCATTTTGATTCTGAAGAAGTGGAACAGGAAAATGCTGAGGAAAGTGACTGGGAGGCAGACAATGAGGCAAATAATGAGgcacaggagcaggagcaagaTGATGGTGTGGTTGACATAAGAATTGGTGAGACATATTCAAAGCATAAAGGAAGTAAAGTTCCTCTAGTCCATGTACAGGAAGTGGATTCAGAATTTGTGTCTGCACTTTTATGTGATGCACCTTCCGTTGAAACAATAGAAGATGACATGGAGAATCTTATAATCTCACCAAGGAGAGAAGGGTTTAGCACACCCAAGAGTTCTGAGAAGGACACACACAACTCAACAGATGTGACCCCAACTAAGGATGAACTAGATGCACATCTAGAGTCTTTCAGGCAGTTTTATGGTTACAGTCAGGAAGATAAGAGGAAGAGAGCAAAGAGGAGCTTAATACCTGCAGTTCCACATCCATCAATTCAGCCTAAACCTAAattagcagcagcaagcaaagCCAAGAGGAAACATCCAGGTCCAAAGCCATCAAGTCAGCCTGAAGTAGCACCATCAAGTAAAAGGGCCAAGAATGAAACAAGTGAGATGGAACAAGTGGAACCTGAAAATACTGAAGATGAAAGTGACATTGAATATGTACCTCCAGAAGAATGCAGCTCAGGTGAGGACTCAGAAGTAGAACAAGTAAGGAAGATTGCTAGAGATAAGGAGCCAGAAGAGGGCTAAGAAGATGGGTGCCACTAGAGGTCCAATTGTCAAGGATAATAATGTTGTTGAAGAGAATGTAGCAGATCTATTGAAGGGTCTGATACACCTTACTTCGATTCAGATGATGATTGCTCTTATGATGAGGAGAGTGATTGTGAAGGTGGGAAGATATTCAAAAGGAGGAAAAGTGAATGGCCTAGGTATGACAGCAAAGCTGAAAAGGCGAAATTCAAGTTTGGTATGGTGTTTAGAAGCAAGGAACACATGAAGAAGGCTCTCATCAGGTATGGGATAAAACAGCATGTACATCTGCTTTTCACTAAAGATGAGAAGGACAAGATAAGAGTTCATTGTTCATGGCCTGGTTGCAAATGGTTGATATATGCATCAAAGACAACCAAGAATAAGTGGTTGCAAGTTTCTACATTAGTGGATGAACATAATTGTATTCCTAAAAGAGACAACAACTTGGTAACAGCAAATGTGATTGCTGCCAAATATGGAAAGTTGATTATGGCAAACCCTACATGGAAGCTTGAAAACGTAAAAGAAACTGTACTTCAGGACATTGGAGTTGATGTACACATTTCCAAATGTAAAAGGGCCAAGAATATTATGTTGAAGAAAATGTTTGATGCAACccatggtgaatattctcaagtCTTTGACTATCAGCTGGAATTGTTGAGAAGCAACCCAGGTAGCACTGTGCATGTAATGCTAGACCTAGATCAGCCTGATGGCAGGCATGTATTTCAAAGGTTTTACATGTGCTTCAATGCATGTAAAAATGGCTTTCTAGCTGGATGTAGGAGAGTAGTTGGGCTAGATGGGTGCTTCTTCAAAGGAGCTTGCTATGGGCAGTTGTTGTGTGCATTAGGTAGAGATGCAAATAACCAGATGTACCCAATAGCTTGGGCAGTAGTTGAGAAGGAGACTACAGATTCCTGGTATTGGTTTCTTGACTTTCTGGATAAAGATCTCAAAATTAAAGATCAAGGAGAAGGATGGGTATTCATATCTGATCAGCAAAAGGTATACAACTTAGTAATTTGTTGTCTCAATGCCATAATCTCAATTAATACTTGCTTATGATGGCAACATGCTGACTATGTACAACTCACCTGCAGTTAGTTTCAAAGGCTGAGCACAGGATGTGTGCTAGACTCATATATGCTAATTGGAAGAAGAAACAGCCTGACCATGATCTTCAGAAGCTGTTCTGGAGGTGTGCAAAATCTCCAAATAGAGTGCTCTTCAATTATAACAGGTAAGGCTGGCTCAGGTAACACCAGAAGGAGCAACAGATATGATGAAAACATCTCTTGAACACTGGAGCAGGGCTCACTTGAAGCTAGGTTCTAACTGTGATTCAGTTGATAATAACGTGTGTGAATCATTTAACAACATGATCCTGGAATCAAGGTATCTGCCTATTGTCAATGCTAGAGTGGATTAGAAGAAACATGATGGTGAGGATACAGGAGTGCAGAAGCAAGACAAGCAAGTGGAAAGGGACAATATGTCCTAATGTGTTCAAGAAGTTGAAACAGAACATCAATAGATCTGCAAATTGCAATGTTCTTTGCAATGGAAAGGATGGCTTTGAGGTTACAGAACATGGTAGATTTAAGTTTACTGTCTCATTGGAGAACAGGGTTTGCACCTGCAGGTATTGGCAGCTGTCAGGCTTGCCATGTTGCCATGCCATTAGTGCAATCTACAAGAGCTCCAAGCAGGTTGATGATTATATTGCAAACTGCTTCTCTATTGCAGTATATCACAAGATATATGATCACTGTCTGGAGCCACTTGAGGGAGATGACAGTCGGCCAACAGCAGACCATCATAGGCCACTAGCACCTGGTTTCATCAAGATGCCAGG includes:
- the LOC112271701 gene encoding uncharacterized protein LOC112271701 — its product is MGATRGPIVKDNNVVEENVADLLKGLIHLTSIQMMIALMMRRVIVKVGRYSKGGKVNGLGRDANNQMYPIAWAVVEKETTDSWYWFLDFLDKDLKIKDQGEGWVFISDQQKLVSKAEHRMCARLIYANWKKKQPDHDLQKLFWRCAKSPNRVLFNYNRAHLKLGSNCDSVDNNVCESFNNMILESRYWQLSGLPCCHAISAIYKSSKQVDDYIANCFSIAVYHKIYDHCLEPLEGDDSRPTADHHRPLAPGFIKMPGRPKVERRREPGEAPKGSKMSKVGTKITCSLCHRQGHNMKSSKNNPNVNHNVNAHIVKQSAKKRKADKASFEAENAKKASKGKDPAPQPTPRNKKEYILKNLEGVATRKQTALRIGGAPSKRKETSCNIGGSQSSRTSSQPTKMTRLQPSHCVFNLAAFKAAKMAKNVNEGSSSGK
- the LOC112271927 gene encoding uncharacterized protein LOC112271927, whose translation is MDNAMTDGGVAELYVEHFDSEEVEQENAEESDWEADNEANNEAQEQEQDDGVVDIRIGETYSKHKGSKVPLVHVQEVDSEFVSALLCDAPSVETIEDDMENLIISPRREGFSTPKSSEKDTHNSTDVTPTKDELDAHLESFRQFYGYSQEDKRKRAKRSLIPAVPHPSIQPKPKLAAASKAKRKHPGPKPSSQPEVAPSSKRAKNETSEMEQVEPENTEDESDIEYVPPEECSSGEDSEVEQVRKIARDKEPEEG